AAAGCTCCTTCTGTGTAGAAGGAGCTTTTTAACGCAAGAAATCTAGCAGCGTAGGCTGAATAATTTGAGCCCCTACTCCCAAAGCAGCACGATGCACGCTTTCTTGTACGGTTAAATCCGTAATGACTTTTTCAATATCTGCATCTTCATTATTTGAAAGCATCTTAGTAGCCGTAATTTCCTGTGAATCAAGGCGGTTTTCGATCAGCTCAAGCCGATTGCTCCTTGCTCCCAATTCAGATCGCTCCGCTAATAGCGTAGACAGCTGCGTGTCTACCTGTGTAGAAAGATCTTTTAGTGAGTTTACATCGTTTTGTTCAAAAGCTGTTTGAACATTGTTCATTAAGTCGAATGCACCTTGTCCAAAGATGTTTTCAGGATGAATATTGACTCTCAGCTGGATACCTTTTGATACCTCAACCGAAAAAGGATCCAGATTAATATTCGATTCTATCATACCGCTTGCATTCTCACTAATCGGCGGTGCTCCCACATTTACACCGTTAAAGATATAGTTTCCTGCCACCTGCGTATTGCCGACTTGCATATAATCCAGCTTTAACTGTTCAATTTCACGTGCAATCGCTTGTCGGTCATCACTTTCATTCGTACCGTTTAACCCTTGCACGACCAGCTCTTTAGTGCGCTGAAGAATGGAATTGACTTGTTCAAGTCCTGATTCTGAACTATCAAACCAAGACTGAGCTTCTGTTAAATTACGTTTATATTGATTTACTTCAGAAAGATTAGACCGATACGCCATTCCTTTCGTAGCGACTACCGGGTCATCGGAAGGACGAGTAATTTTCTTTCCCGTTGATAATTGGTTTTGAAGGGTTTCCAGCTTATTATAGCTATTGCTAATCTGTTTTAACGAATTAGCCGCTAACATTCCTTGTGTGACACGCATCTTTACCTTCCTCCAGTTCCAAGACCGTTTACAATTTTATCAAGCATTTCATCAATCATCGTCACCATACGGGCACTAGCGTTATATGCATGCTGAAACTGAATCATATTGGTCATCTCTTCATCCAATGAAACTGCACTGGTAGACTGGCGCCTTTGCTCCACAGCTCCTTGGAGAGTTTCTGAATTACTTTTTAAGCGGTTGGCTTGTTGGGCATCTACTGACATTTGGCCAATGACAGATTGATAAAATCCATCTAATGAAACAGCTCCGTTTCCGGAATTAATAAGCACCTTTTGACGAAATTGAGACAACAGCTGAGCATTTTGTCCATCTCCTTTGCGGCCAGTTCCATCATCTTCAGAAGAGGCCGAAGAAGCAGCAGCGATATTGTTTGTGTTTTGTTTGATTTTATCAGCAATAACAATTCCAGTTGCAGCTCCTTCTTTCTGAGAAATCTCATTAAAAAAGGACACACCATTCTCACCATCTAGCGTGACACCTTGTTCGTGCTTATCATTAAACCAGTTCACAAATTCATATGCCATTTCATCTAAATCATCAATCATTGAAGCGTAAACACCAGTTCTATTACCACTATTATCTATATATCCAGAAGCCTCAATTAACCCTTTAAGTTTTCCTTGAGGAAATGACTCAGGGTTCCGTATCTCATCCCCTATATGAATGCCCGTCACATAGGAATCTTGATTTGTTGTCAAACTGATGGCATTTATTTGATGAGTTTTCCCATCTAAAAGAGTAATAGGTCCTTGAGACGTTTGAAGCTGAACCGTTACCACTCCTTCTGACGTTGCAGAAGCGTTCCCGCTGCTTTTTGTATACTCTAAAGAAACCGGCATAAATTTAGAAATCTCATCTAGCAGCCGATCTCTTTCATCATACAAATCATTAGGTAAATAGCCATTTGGTTCTACGTTTTGTATTTGTTGGTTCACATTATTTATTTGCTCTAGCAACGAATTTACTTGTGTTACGGCTACGTCACGCTCGTTTTGTAAATCACCTTGAATCGTTTTTAAAGAAGTAGATAAATAAGAGAAAGTATCGCCTACTGCTTCAGCTCGTTCAATCATAACAGACCTGGCTCCTGCTTCTGAAGGGTGTGAAGCTACATCTTGAATGGCCTCAAAGAATTGATTAAAAACAGCTGAAAGTCCATCTTCAGTAGGTTCATTCATAATTTCCTCCATTTTTTCAAGAGCACCAGCGCGTGCATCCCAATACCCCACTTTAATGGTTTCATCTCGATACTGGGTATCTAAAAATGTATCACGTATTCGCTCTACCGTGCTGGCTTCTACTCCCATTCCTATTTGACCCGCAGTCCCAGTCTGATTCATCCCTGGGGCCGGATAAGCTGGGAACGTTTCTAAACTTACTCGCTGACGCGTATAGCCCGGCGTATTTGCATTAGATACGTTATGGCCAATCGTGTAAAGAGCCGCTTGTTGGGCGTCCATTCCTCGTTTAGCCACCTGCAAACCATGAAATGTTGAACTCATTCTGCTTTCCTCCGTTCTTTATGCCTTCGAATTAAAAATAGAGTTGGACTGAAACGATCTATTATTTGTTTTTGTGTAATTGAACGAATCCTCTCGCTTCGATGGAACAAGAAGGTCTAGTTCGGTATGAATCAGCTGTAAAGACTGTGTGAGCAGCTGATTGTTTAAGTCATTTGCATACTTTATATCTTGAATGATATCTATTAGCTGTTTTTGAAAGGGTATCAAGATGGAGTATTCAGAGAATGAGCCTGCTATTTCTTCAATGGAGCGAGCAGTATGTCCGCTTTTTTCCATTGCTTCTATACGTTTTGTTTCCAGTGCAGAAATAGCAGCTATATGAGATTGCTCTTTTTGCAAAGAAGCCGTCAATGCCTTTACATCTTGTTTAATAATAAAATTCGTTTTCTCTTTAACAATGACATACAAACTTTTATGAAGCGTTACTTGTTTTTCTAGTATCGTTTGAATTTCTTGCACGTTCAATCAATGTCAGTCCTTTTATTTTTTATAGAAATCTACAATACTTTTAGCAATTTCTTTTCCGTTAATTTCGTATGTTCCGCTGTTAATTTGCTGTTTGAGCTTCTCCAATTTTTCAAGTCTTTCTGGAGATGGTTCATTTCCCTGAAGTTTCTTCGCCTCAGATGAAATATGAATCTGATCTTGTGGATTTTTTTTAGAGACCTGTTCTGTTTTTTCTGATTGTTTTTTGTACGGATTTATTCCAAATAAGTTCGATGGGTTAATCTTCATCTCTCTCACCTCTTTTTATATTTGTATCCGTTATCTCTATTCATTATATCGGAATTTCCACCTAAACCTTTAGCATCCGCAAGGAAGTTGAGACCATTTTCACAGTCCACCTTAAACATAGGTCTATAGATAGAGAGTCTGCAAACATTCAGCACACTTTTACTCTTTTTTCCTTTCGTTAGAACGATAGGTGGGACGCGTGGGCTCTTCATTTGAACGAATCATCTCACGATTATGCTTTTCTAACCCATGTTTAATTTCTTGAGAGCATGAATGGCAAAGTTTCCCTTCCCGAATCTGAGCGTTGCATTGCATGCATGGATAGCTTATATTTGGAAAGTTAGCTAACACTAAGCGACCTTGTCGAATAAATTGATGAATTAACAAATCTGAAACGCCCGTTTCTTTCATCACTTCGTAAGTCGTTGCTGTACGATTTGCTCTTTTCTTCAAGAATGAAGAAACACGTTGAAACAGAGCTTCTTCTTTGTCAAAACATGATTTACATATACTTATTGATCCAATTTTCACAAATAAATGACCGCATTCCCTGCAATTATCTAACGTTCCCATATTCGAAACTCCTCATTTGTTTTTTATTTTACTATCGGTCAAAGTTTTAAATTATACATCTTCATGCACGAATTAAAGTGAGCGAACGAACTGAACGTGCCCCAGCTTCCTGCAAACACTTTGCCGCTTGGCGCACGGTTGCTCCTGTTGTATAAATGTCATCAATCAAGAGAAATTCTTGATTCGTAACCATTGAGGAGTCGACTACTTTAAATTCCAGCCTTTCTGTCAGCCGACTTCGCCTATTTTTCTTTGATTGCTTTGTTCCTGAACAACGAACAAGAGGCATTTCTATGTTGTCACTGATCAGTTCAGCTAGTGCTAAAGATTGGTTAAACCCTCTTTCGTATAATCTCTCCTCCGTTAAAGGTACAGGAACTAGTATAGCTTTTGGGTTACATTCTTTTTTATAGAACTTATACCACTGCTCCTTGAATGCTTGGATAATTTCATAGTCTCCTTGAAATTTAAAACGCTCTATTATGCTTTGCATAAAATCACTGTACGTATAAAGAGAACGGTTAAAAAAAGAAGCATCATTCCATTTCTGACAGTCCTTACATGTGTCTAGCTCATAATGAGAAGGAGCCAGGTCTGCAAGAGAGCGGCCGCATCCCCTGCAAACGCTACTGGTGATGATGGGACATCTTTGCAAGCAAACAGTGCAAATCCTATCCGTTGAAGAAGATTTTAACAATGACCTCCAATCGAAAGAAGAGACAAGAGGTTCAAAACAAATCAGACATATTGTCATCGATCAATCAGCCCTTCCTTATAAGCTAGAGCATTCATATGTTCAATATGTCCTTTTGCTTTTCGCATAGACAGAGATTGTCCATAATGAAAAAAGACCACGTCTCCCGTTGGAAATTGAGCACTCCTCCCCACCCTTCCTGAAATCTGCACAAGAGCACTTTCAGTAAAAATCGTTTCTTCTGCTCCCAATACTGCAACATCTATGTTGGGAACCGTTACGCCTCGCTCCAATATGGTTGTCGTTACTAAAATAACGAGCTGCCCTTCTCTAAATTTCATTACTTTTTCTTTTCGCTGGGAATCTTCAGCATGGACACCGTCTACCTTTTCGGTCAGCTTTCGAATCATGTCTGTGATCGGAGCAATCCACTTAATTTGCGGGACGAAGACAAAGCATTGTTTCCCTTCATCTATTCTTTTTTTTACCCATTTCTCAACATTAGCAGGCAAGGTATCTGTTTTTATTTTTTTCTTCCAATTGCCACACCATTCAAACCGAGGAACAGGAATAAGCATTCGGTGATAGCGGGCTGGAATTTTAACTACTTGTTTTTTTCCTTGCTCAACGTCTTTTTTTAATGATTCACTTGGAGTCGCTGTTAAATAAATCTTTGACGCAACGTGTTTAGCTGCTTTTGCAACAGCATAGTGCAGCATAGGCTCTGTTGAATACGGGAATGCATCTACTTCGTCAATAATCAGCACATCGAATGCTTGATAATAATGCAAAAGTTGATGAGTGGTGGAAATAATAAGAGAGGATTCATGAAAACGGTCTTCGCTGCCTCCATACATAGCCAGCACAGATATATCCGGAAATGCCGATTGAATTCTTGGCTTTAACTCAATAACCACGTCTGTTCTTGGAGTAGCAATACAGACTTTCTTTCCGCTGTTCAACGCGGATTCAATACCTTTAAATAAAATTTCCGTTTTTCCTGCTCCGCAAACAGCCCAAATTAACAGCTCTCCATCCTTTTTTATAGCTTGAATGAGTTCATTTGAAGCACGTTCTTGAGCTTTAGACAGCGTGCCTTTCCAATTCATCACGCTGCTTTTTGGCAGGACATTACTTGCTGGCCCTTCCCAGTTTATAAAGGGTGTGCATTCACTTACTTTGCCCATTACAATACATGCTCGGCAATAGTAGCAGTTCTGGTGACATCTACTGCATGGAAATGAAGCGAAATAAAAAGGGCTATCACTTCCACACCGGTTGCATCTGTATCGATTTTCTTTTTGGGTAATTGCTTTTTGATAGGAAATATATCCGTTTAGGTAATGTTCATGAATGAGGGGTAAAGGATAGGGAGTCTGATTGAGTAGCAGCTGCTTTCCGCTTAAAGAGCGCTGAAGATCTAAAGAGTAAGGGTATGAAGGATTTAAAGGTGGAGTTCTCCACGTATCGATTTGAGAGAGAGGAAAAGCATCAGGACTAGGCACTTGAACGGGATCTAGCAGTTCTTGTTTAACAGTAAAAAGCATCTCTTCATTCCTTTCCATTTTTATCGTACACATCTATATACGCAAAAAAAGGTGTTTTTTCCTGCAAAAAAACCAAATCAAATGATTTGGTTTTCGATTACTTTTTATACCAGCCTATACCGATGGCACCTTCACCTAAATGCGTGCCAATGACAGCCCCAAAATAAGAAAGGCTCCATTCAATATGAGGATATTCTTGTTCTAAGTCTCGTTGAATTTCTTTTGCTTCATTTTCACGATTAGAATGAATAACTACAGCTTTCATAGGTACGTTTTCTTTTGCATCTTCATCAAGAAGCTCGGTAATTCGTTTTAATGCTCGCTTACGCGTACGAATTTTTTCAAACGGAACGATTTTTTTAGATTCAAAATGGAGCACGGGCTTTACTTGAAGAAGACTGCCAATAATAGCCTGAGCAGCATTTAGGCGACCTCCGCGCTGTAAGTGAGATAAATCATCTACCATAAAATAAGCACGCATTGATAGTTTCATCTCTTCGAAACGCGCAATGATTTCGTCAGGATGTTTATTTAATCGGACCATCTCGGCTCCTTCAATCGCATAAAAGCCCTGAACCATACAGCTGATTTCTGAATCAAATACGTGCACATCAAAGTCTTCTACCATGCTACCTGCCGTCAAAGCACCCTGATACGTTCCGCTAATTCCACTAGATAACGTAATAACGATAGCAGCATCGAACTGATCTCGTTTTAACTGTTCAAACAACTCTACAAATTCTCCAATAGCAGGCTGAGAAGTGGTTGGAAGATTTTTTGCTTCTTTAATTTTTTCAAAATATTGTTTTGCAGTCATATCTACTTCTTCACGATATGTTTCTTCACCAAAAATAACGCTTAGCGGTACCATATGTATATGATAGTTTGATCGAATTTCCTCTGATATATAGGCGGTACTATCTGTAATAATTGCTGTTTTCATAAGATAGGGATCCATCCTTTGTTATATAAAATAATTTCACTCTATTCTACAACATTTAGGATTAAAATGCATGTAACGAGAGGTTTACCTATTAGTAAAAGCTCCTTCACGTATACATATTAATTAACAAACCTTGAATTTCCCCTACCTGCTTGAGTAAATTTAAACTGTCTTTTTCTTTTTGAAGGATATCATTTGTCAAGTCAACTAGTTTCGTATCCACTTCTTTCACTAGCTTATATACTTTAGTCGTTCCTCTGTGGTTAAATCCTCTTTCTTCATGCAGTTCAAAACTATTTTTAACGACTTCGTTCATAAACTGCTTCACAAGCGTCTTGTATTTCCGCAAAGAATCAATAGTTTGACTTTTTACTAACTGCTTTCCCTGTTCTTCAATTTTATTTATCACTTGAGTTAAATGTTCATAGGTCAGTTCTTTTTGTTTCTTTACCATTACTCCTGTAAATGAAGCCGAACTACTTACTTCTTTTTCTCTAATGAGATTCACGGAAGAAGAAAGACCGTTAATTCGCTGTAACTCCACTATGTATCTCTCCTTTCTCTGTTAGTATACACTTCATTCAGTTTAGACTTTTAGATGTGCTTGCTTGATTAGCTGAAAAGTTTCGAGAGGCATCTGATGCGTGGATATGATGATTATCCTTTAGCTAAGAGTAATACGTATGTGCTGTTCATAAGAAGACAGCTTGTTTTTGCGGGGCGAAGAGGTAACTTTAGGCGTCTCTTTTAACACTTCATTCCAAGCGTTAGAAAGCTTCTTCATCATTTGTTGAACTTCACATAAAATAAACGTATCTTTTTTTAAATTAGCCATAATTAATCTCTCAGACATATAGTTGTAAAGGGTATCTAACTGCTCTGCAATAATACCTGCTTGATATGTTAAGCCAATTCCTAGACGATATAAAATATCGTTGCACTGTTTAATTTTTTCATTCGCTGTAAAATAATCGCTGTGTTGAATTGCTCTAACAGCTTCATCAATATTTTGAATAAATTTTTCATACATCATAGCTGTTAGCTCTTGAGGAGATTTATGATAGATTAATTCTTCCGTTATAAAATTCAGCTTCATCACCTTCTTGCCTTCTTTAAATCCATTTTCTATGTGTTGCGCTATAACTCTTAAATTTTTAAAGTATACCAGTTGAGGTTTGAATAAATTCTTTTACGACCTCATATGTATCTGAATGTATTGAAGACCTTCCTTTACAAGAGCTTGCATCAAATGGATGGACATTGTTTTGAGGTATGGATGCTTTTGTCGAAAGTTGAAGGACGAGTAAATGCACAGAGCTATCACCCTTCGCCTTCCTAGAAGATATCTTCTTCCCTTAACTTATCGGTTGGTTTCCTCTCTCATTACACATGACTTTTTACCCACAATTTCAAAAAAAGTTATAAAAAGAAAAAAAAAAGTCCGATATACCTAGCGGTATATCGGACTTTTGAACTTATCTTACTTCTACCCAACCGTTTTTGATTGCCACAACAACAGCTTGCGTGCGATCATTTACATTCATTTTTTGCAAAATATTACTCACATGGTTTTTAACGGTTTTTTCACTAATATATAATGCTTCTCCGATTCCTCGGTTACTTTTACCATCAGCCAACAATTGTAGCACTTCGCACTCACGACGTGTTAGCAAATGCAGTGGACGGCGAATCTCAATTGGTTCGTGCGGATAAGAAGACGACTGTCCTTGAGCTGCTAGTCGACGGTACTCTTTTACTAAACTATGCGTTACTTTAGGGTGTAAATATGAACCACCTTCTGCAACTACTTTCACCGCTTCAATTAACGCATCCGCATCCATTTCTTTTAGCAGATAGCCTCGTGCCCCTGTTTGCAAGGCATGAGTTACATACGTCTCATCATCATGAATAGATAAGATAATAACTTTAGCATCCGGATTTACTTCTACAAGCTTTTTCGTAGCTTCTACACCATTCACAGCCGGCATGTTAATATCCATGATTACAACATCAGGTTGATGTTCTTCTACAAGGTCAATAACTTCGCTACCGTCGTCACCTTCTGCAACTACTTCAAAATCTTTTTCGAAATCTAAAATTCTTTTTACTCCTTCACGGAATAATTGGTGATCGTCGATTATGATAATTCTTGTCTGCATGTTTGATTCCTCCCCAAATCGAACAACAAATGTTTTACTCTATATTGACCCCTATTTATATACATATCTCTGCCTTTTTAAGCGGCTATAATCGGTACTTTAATCATAACAAGCGTGCCTTGGTTAATTTTCGAATGAACAGAAATAGTCCCATCTAACAAATCAACACGCTCTTTCATTCCTATTAAGCCGAACGAATTCTCTTTTTTCTCTTCTTGATTAAAACCACAGCCGTCATCTTTGACCAGCAAAATAGCGTGTTCATTGTTGAACTCTATCTTCACCTGGATTTCCGTCGCGTCTGCATGTTTTAATGCGTTCGTTACAGCTTCTTGCACTAGACGAAACAGTGCTACTTCTAATTTTGAAGCAGTTCGCTTCTCTTGTCCAATGGAAATAAACGTAATCCGAGGCTTGCCTTCGTTATAATCTTCGATTGTATCAAGATATTTACGCAGCGTCGGAATTAGACCTAAGTCGTCAAGTGCCATCGGTCTTAAATCATATATAATTCGACGTACTTCGTATAGGGCAGAACGAACCATTTTTCGTAAATCTCGAATTTCCTCCATTGCTTCTTTTGCACTACGTTCCCGGTAAATTCGGTCAATTAATTCTGATCTCATCATAACATTTGCAAGCATTTGAGCTGGGCCGTCATGAATCTCTCTTGACAAACGTTTCCGTTCCTCTTCCTGAGCTTCAATAATCCGAAAGCCAAAATACTCTTTTTGAATAGCATCTTCTACTATTTCCCCTACTTGTTTTAAGTCACTTGTTAAATAATTTAACACAACGGAAATTTGACCTACTAAGTGATCTGCACGTTTAATCGTTTCTTCCAATGTAAGCAAGCGTCTTTCTAGTTCATCTCGACGATTACGCAGCTGATATTCGCTTTGCTGATTCATCAGCAGCTTAGTTTGTAATTCGTGTGCTTTTTCATAAGCGTCTTTTACTTCAGGCTCTGAATAAATTTGAAAATGTCGGCTCACATCAGACAAACGCTTTCGAGCCAACCTTGCCTGAGTTTCCAATTTATCACCTTGCTCTATCGTCTCAAGAACTTTTCCTTTTAACACTTCTAACTCTTCTTTAATTTGCTGATATTCTTGTCTGGCATCTTCAGAAAGGCGATAGACTTCATTTTTACTATCTCCCACTGTGCCAATAATCTTCTCAAAAATTTCATCAAGTGCCTTGCTTGTTAATTTATGTTTCGACATTTACTCACCCCAAACTATACTCACATTCGGAGAAATGTCTATACGTTCATGCTATATATAGTATTCGTATGACCTATCTGAATTGTGAGGATAAGATCCATATTTTCTCCCTATCTGACTTTTTATATCCAAAAAGTAACGGTTGTTTTAGTACCCTCAAACTCGACATCAATCGACGCTTGACTCGCGTTATTTGAATAGATTACCATTTACGCTCACTCTTCAACAGTGACTAACTGCCTGTTTAAATCATTTCATTATTTAGCTATACAAGCCTGCACACTATTTTATTATAACGTATATTCTGTATGGGTTGTTTAAGTGATGTTGAATTTGATTAATTGATGTCTTTTCATAAACATTTTATACTAATAGCAAGTAAACAGTACGTAAATACCCGTTTTTCTTCTATTTATAACGCTAAGGAGGATTTTTTGATTGTTATCACAATATTATACCGTAAAACAAGAAGGTTCACATGAAATCACTATTCAAAAATCTAGATTCATTTGTCATATGAAACGTGTAACAACTGAGGAAGAAGCTCAGCAATTTATTCAAGACATTAAAAAACAGCACTGGAATGCTACTCATAACTGTTCAGCTTACCTAATTGGAGAACGAGATCAATTTCAAAAAGCAAACGATGATGGAGAACCAAGTGGAACAGCAGGCGTACCAATGTTAGAAGTGCTTAAAAAGAGAGGCTTAAAAGATACGGTAGTCGTCGTTACGCGCTATTTCGGAGGTATTAAATTGGGCGCAGGTGGATTGGTGCGCGCGTATGGAAAATCCGTTTCCGAAGCGTTAAATGAATTAGGTACAGTCAAACGAACTCTCATGGCGGTTATGCATACAACCGTCGACTATACATGGCTTGGAAAATTAGAAAATGAGCTTCGCAGTTCCGTTTATCTATTAAAAGAAATCCACTACGCAGACATGGTAGAGATTGAAACATTTGTAGAGGAAGCTCAAACAGAAGCATTTATTGAATGGATGACCGAGCTAACAAACGGCCAAGCAGATATTCGAGCAGGTGAGACGACCTATTTAGAAGAAGATGTAGAATGAATTATTTACTCTTATTAAAAAACATTGTACAATTGATAAATAGCGCAACTATTCTGATGGTTGCGCTACTTGTCAATGAGTAAAAACCTCGTAAAGACGCATAGCTTTGACGAGTTTGATTCATACATTCCAATTTATAACACATACTAAGTGTCACAATAAGTGTTCGAATATACGAATAAAAGGAGAAACCGTATGGCTCAATATAGACGTTTTCAAAAAAGAGTAAACAAACGGAAAAGAAAACGAAGGCTTTTTACATTTTTTCTGTTACCTATCCTTATTTTAGGGCTTTCTGCAACCGCTTATGGCTCTTATTTATTTGTTAAGGCTAAAACAGTAGCTTCTGATTCTTATGAAGGACTTGGAGATCGCGATAACTCTCCTATGCGTGATCGTAAAATCGATCCCAAAAAAGATGATATATCCATTTTATTTATGGGCGTAGATGACAGTGAAACCAGGAAGTTCGGAAAATCAGCCCGTACAGATGCTTTGATTTTGGCGACCTTTAACGAAACAAATAAAACCGTAAAGCTTGTAAGCATACCTCGAGATTCGCGGGTTTATATACCTGAAGTGAACAAAAAAGATAAAATTACGCATGCGCATGCGTACGGAGGTCCAAAAGCAACTGTAGAAACGGTAGAACAGCTGTTTAATGTCCCTGTTGATTACTATGTTAAAGTGAATTTTAAAGCTTTCACAGACATTGTAGACTCACTTGGGGGAATCGATTTTGATGTACCTTATGCGATGAGTGAAAAGGACTCAAAAGATCGTCATAATGCTATTGTCTTAAAACCAGGAAACCAACATTTGAATGGTGAAGAAGCGTTAGCTGTTGCTCGAACACGAAAACAAGACAACGATATTGAGCGAGGAAAAAGACAACAGCAGTTGATCGAAGCCATGATTAAAAAAGCTGCTTCCATTGGATCACTTAATAAATATGGCAATCTTATCGAAGCGGTTGGCGATAATATGAAAACGAATTTAATGTTCGGTGAAATGCTTTCGTTTTATGATTACGCTTCGAAAAAAGTAGACATCGAAACCATTAACTTAGACGGTAGCGATGAAAAAATTAACGGCGTTTACTACTTCAAACTAGACAATGATTCAGTGGAAAAAGTAAGTGAAAAGCTCCGCAAGCATTTAGGCATTGAATCAACTTCAGATACAACAGAATAATTAAAAAGACCTCTTGGATATCCAAGAGGTCTTTTTAATTAATTTTTTAAACGAAGCCCACGAACCATG
The genomic region above belongs to Priestia megaterium and contains:
- a CDS encoding LCP family protein — encoded protein: MAQYRRFQKRVNKRKRKRRLFTFFLLPILILGLSATAYGSYLFVKAKTVASDSYEGLGDRDNSPMRDRKIDPKKDDISILFMGVDDSETRKFGKSARTDALILATFNETNKTVKLVSIPRDSRVYIPEVNKKDKITHAHAYGGPKATVETVEQLFNVPVDYYVKVNFKAFTDIVDSLGGIDFDVPYAMSEKDSKDRHNAIVLKPGNQHLNGEEALAVARTRKQDNDIERGKRQQQLIEAMIKKAASIGSLNKYGNLIEAVGDNMKTNLMFGEMLSFYDYASKKVDIETINLDGSDEKINGVYYFKLDNDSVEKVSEKLRKHLGIESTSDTTE
- a CDS encoding YigZ family protein gives rise to the protein MLSQYYTVKQEGSHEITIQKSRFICHMKRVTTEEEAQQFIQDIKKQHWNATHNCSAYLIGERDQFQKANDDGEPSGTAGVPMLEVLKKRGLKDTVVVVTRYFGGIKLGAGGLVRAYGKSVSEALNELGTVKRTLMAVMHTTVDYTWLGKLENELRSSVYLLKEIHYADMVEIETFVEEAQTEAFIEWMTELTNGQADIRAGETTYLEEDVE
- a CDS encoding sensor histidine kinase, whose translation is MSKHKLTSKALDEIFEKIIGTVGDSKNEVYRLSEDARQEYQQIKEELEVLKGKVLETIEQGDKLETQARLARKRLSDVSRHFQIYSEPEVKDAYEKAHELQTKLLMNQQSEYQLRNRRDELERRLLTLEETIKRADHLVGQISVVLNYLTSDLKQVGEIVEDAIQKEYFGFRIIEAQEEERKRLSREIHDGPAQMLANVMMRSELIDRIYRERSAKEAMEEIRDLRKMVRSALYEVRRIIYDLRPMALDDLGLIPTLRKYLDTIEDYNEGKPRITFISIGQEKRTASKLEVALFRLVQEAVTNALKHADATEIQVKIEFNNEHAILLVKDDGCGFNQEEKKENSFGLIGMKERVDLLDGTISVHSKINQGTLVMIKVPIIAA